CGCGCGCTACCTCGAGGACCTCGCCGGCAACTATCACCGCTGGTACGACGAGTGCCGGATCATCCCGAAGGCAGACGAGCCGATCGAGGACGTCAACCGCACCCGGGCCTGGGTGAACGAGGCGACCCGGATCGTCCTCGCGAACGGCCTGCAACTGCTGGGTGTCTCGGCACCGGAGCGCATGTAGCCATGTCCCGGTCAGCCCACCCGGCCGGGCCGCGGCACGCCGACGTCCTGCCCGAAGCGCACCTGTCGTCGGCGCCGGCGGACGTCAACGGCCTCGACCCCGCCATCTGGCCGCTCACCGCGCGGCGCGTCGACGGCGTGCTCAGCATCGGCGGCGTCGGTGTCACCGACCTGGTGGCCGAACACGGCACGCCGGCACTGTTCATGGACGAGCACGACGTCCGCAGCCGGGCGCGCTCCTACGCGAGCGCGTTCGACGACGTGGACGTGTACTACGCGGGCAAGGCGTTCCTGTGCACGACGATGGCACGCTGGATCGCCGACGAGGGCCTCGGGCTGGACGTGTGCACCGGCGGCGAGCTGGCAGTCGCCCTCGCCGCCGGCTTCCCGGCCGGGCGGATTGCCTTGCACGGCAACAACAAGACGCGCGCGGAGCTTCGGCGCGCCGTCGACGCCGGGGTCGGGCACGTGATCGTCGACTCGTTCGACGAGATCGACAGGTTGGCGCTGATCGCCACGACTGCCGGGATCCGCCAACGCGTCCTGGTGCGCGTGACGGTAGGCGTCGAGGCGCACACGCACGAGTTCATCGCCACCGCCCACGAGGACCAGAAGTTCGGCTTCTCGCTGCGCGACGGGGTGGCCGAGCGTGCGGTGGCGCAGGTCCTGGCGAGCGACTGGCTCGAGCTCGCCGGATTGCACTCGCACATCGGCTCGCAGATCTTCGACACCGCCGGCTTCGAGGTGGCCGCGCACCGGGTGGTCGGCCTGGCCGCACGGATCCGGGACGCCCACGGTGTCGAGGTCGGCGAACTGGATCTCGGTGGCGGGCTGGGCATCGCCTACGTGAGCGGCGATGACCCGCAGACCCCGAAGCAGACGGTCGACCGCCTAGTGTCGATCGTCGAGCGTGAGTGCGCGGCAGCCGGGCTGCGCGTGCCGCGGCTGTCGGTCGAGCCGGGCCGCGCGATCGTCGGGCCGAGCACGATCACGGTGTACGAGATCGGCACCGTCAAGCAGGTGGCGCTCGACGGCGGGCTGACGCGCACCTATGTGTCCGTCGACGGCGGGATGAGCGACAACATCCGCACCGCGCTGTACGACGCGGAATACACCTGTCTGCTGGCCAACCGCGAGTCGGCGGCGGCGCCCACACCGGCGCGCGTGGTCGGAAAGCACTGCGAGAGCGGGGACATCGTGGTGCGCGATGCCTGGCTTCCGTCCGATATCGCGCCCGGCGATCTGCTGGCCGTGGCCGCGACGGGCGCCTACTGCCGCAGCATGGCGAGCAACTACAACCACGTACCGCGCCCGCCCGTGGTGGCGGTGCGCGAGGGGCGGGCGAGCGTGCTGCTGCGCCGGGAAACCGAGGACGACCTCCTTCGACTGGACGTGGGGATCGGCTGATGGGCGATGCCTTGAGAATCGCGCTGCTGGGGTGCGGCGTCGTCGGGTCGCAGGTGGTGCGATTGCTGGACGAGCAAGCCGGCGACCTCGCGGCACGCGTAGGTGTGCCGTTGGAGCTGGCCGGCGTGGCCGTCCGCCGGCCAGCGCGGCACACGGACCTGCCGGCCGGCCTGGTCACCACCGACGCGGCCGGGCTCGTCGCCCGCGGGGACGTCGACATCGTCGTCGAGGTGATCGGTGGCATCGAGCCGGTGCGCAGCCTGCTGCTCGACGCGCTGGCCGGCGGCAAGAGCGTCGTCAGCGCCAACAAGGCGTTACTCGCCGAAGACGGCGCGACCCTGCACGACGCCGCCGCCAAGGCCGGGGTGGACCTGTACTACGAGGCCGCCGTCGCGGGCGCGATCCCGTTGCTGCGGCCGCTACGCGAATCGCTGGCCGGCGACCGGATCACCCGGGTCATCGGCATCGTCAACGGCACCACCAACTTCATCCTCTCGCGGATGGATGCCACTGGTGCCGGCTTCGACGAGGCGCTCGGCGAGGCGACCGAACTCGGGTACGCCGAGGCCGATCCGACCGCCGACGTCGACGGCTTCGACGCGGCCGCCAAGGCCGCCATCCTTGCCGGGCTCGCCTTCCACACCAGGGTGACCGCGTCCGACGTGTACCGCGAAGGCATCGGAGCGGTGAGTGCGGCGGACGTTGCCAGTGCGAAGGCGATGAACTGCACCATCAAGCTGCTCGCGATCTGCGAGCGCACCCGTGGCGCCGACGGCACCGAGCAGGTCGCGGTACGGGTGCATCCGGCGATGCTGCCGCGCAGCCACCCGCTCGCCGGCGTGGGCGACGCGTTCAACGCGGTGTTCGTCGAGGCCGACGCCGCCGGCTCGCTGATGTTCTACGGCCGCGGGGCTGGGGGAGCACCGACGGCGAGCGCGATCCTCGGCGACCTCGTCGCGGTGGCTCGCAACCGGGTGCGGGGCAGCCGCGGAACCGGCGAGAGCTCGTATGCCGCGCTACGCGTGCAGCCGATGGGCGAGGTGACCACGCGCTATCACGTCGCGCTCGACGTCGCCGACCAGCCCGGCGTGCTGGCCGCCGTCGCCGGCGCGTTCGCCGAGCAGGGCGTCAGCATCCAGACCGTCCGTCAGGAAGGGCGCGGCGACGCGGCAACCCTGGTGCTCGTCACGCACACCGCGACCGACGACGCGCTCTCCCGCACCGTGCGCCACCTCGCGGACATGCCGTTCGTGCGGCGCGCGGCGAGCGTGATGCGGGTCGAGGGCACGGTGAACGAGTGACGGCGCAACTGTGGCCCGGGCTCATCGACGCGTTTCGCGACCGCCTGCCCGTCAGCGACCGCACGCCGGTGATCACGCTGTTCGAGGGCGGCACGCCGCTCGTCCCGGCGGCCGAGCTGTCGCGGCGCACCGGCTGCGAGGTCTACCTGAAGGTCGAGGGCGCGAACCCGACCGGATCGTTCAAGGACCGCGGGATGACCATGGCGATCTCCAAGGCGGCCGAGGAGGGTGCCCGGGCGGTGATCTGCGCTTCGACCGGCAACACCTCGGCGAGCGCGGCGGCCTACGCGGTGCGCGCCGGGATGACCTGCGCGGTGCTCGTCCCGCAGGGCAAGATCGCGCTCGGCAAGATGGCGCAGGCGCTGGTCCATGGCGCGAAGCTGCTGCAGGTCGACGGCAACTTCGACGACTGCCTGGAGCTGGCCCGCAAGCTGGCCGTCGACTACCCGGTGGCACTGGTGAACTCGGTGAACCCGTACCGCATCGAGGGGCAGAAGACCGCCGCGTTCGAGGTCTGTGACCGCCTCGGCCGCGCCCCCGACGTGCACTGCATCCCGGTCGGCAACGCGGGGAACATCACGGCGTACTGGAAGGGCTACCGGGAGTATGCGAGCGACTGCGTGGTGGCCGGCACGCCACGCATGTTCGGCTTCCAGGCCGCCGGCGCCGCACCGATCGTCAACGGCGCGCCGGTGCTCGCGCCGATGACGATCGCGACCGCGATCCGGATCGGCAACCCGGCGTCCTGGGCCCTCGCCGAGGCAGCGCGTGACGAGTCCGGCGGCCTGATCGACTCGGTCACCGACAAGCAGATCCTCGAGGCGTACCGGCTGGTCGCCCGCAGCGAGGCGGTGTTCGTCGAACCGGCCTCGGCTGCGAGCATCGCCGGGCTGCTCAAGACCGCTGCCGACGGCCGGCTGCCGACCGGCTCGACGGTGGTGTGCACCGTGACGGGCAACGGGCTGAAGGACCCGGAGTGGGCGATCGCCGGCGCGCCGAAGCCGATCACCGTTCCCGTCGACAGCCACGCGGCGGCGGCCCAGCTCGGACTCGTCCGTTGAGCGCACCGCGGTCTCATCCGTTGAGTGGCGGGTTACGCGTTCAGTGGCGGCCTGTAGCTCGCCACTCAACGTCCAACCCGCCACTCAACGAGAAGGACGGGCGGGGACGATGAAACCGGCGTTCCGGGCCGGCCCGGTGCACGTGCGGGTGCCGGCGACCAGCGCGAACCTCGGGCCGGGCTTCGACGCACTCGGACTGGCCCTGGACCTGCACGACGACCTGGTCGCCCGGGTCGTCGACAGCGGGCTGGCGATCGACGTGGCCGGCGAGGGGGAGGAACTGGCGCGGGACGAGTCGCACCTGGTCGTGCGCGCGTTGCGGGCCGGCTTCGAGGTGCTCGGCGGCCAGCCTCCGGGCCTGGAACTGTCCTGCGCCAACCGGATCCCGCACGGCCGCGGCCTCGGCTCCTCGGCCGCCGCGATCGTCGCCGGTCTGCTTCTCGCGCGCGCGCTGGT
This genomic stretch from Jatrophihabitans cynanchi harbors:
- the lysA gene encoding diaminopimelate decarboxylase, which translates into the protein MSRSAHPAGPRHADVLPEAHLSSAPADVNGLDPAIWPLTARRVDGVLSIGGVGVTDLVAEHGTPALFMDEHDVRSRARSYASAFDDVDVYYAGKAFLCTTMARWIADEGLGLDVCTGGELAVALAAGFPAGRIALHGNNKTRAELRRAVDAGVGHVIVDSFDEIDRLALIATTAGIRQRVLVRVTVGVEAHTHEFIATAHEDQKFGFSLRDGVAERAVAQVLASDWLELAGLHSHIGSQIFDTAGFEVAAHRVVGLAARIRDAHGVEVGELDLGGGLGIAYVSGDDPQTPKQTVDRLVSIVERECAAAGLRVPRLSVEPGRAIVGPSTITVYEIGTVKQVALDGGLTRTYVSVDGGMSDNIRTALYDAEYTCLLANRESAAAPTPARVVGKHCESGDIVVRDAWLPSDIAPGDLLAVAATGAYCRSMASNYNHVPRPPVVAVREGRASVLLRRETEDDLLRLDVGIG
- a CDS encoding homoserine dehydrogenase; the protein is MGDALRIALLGCGVVGSQVVRLLDEQAGDLAARVGVPLELAGVAVRRPARHTDLPAGLVTTDAAGLVARGDVDIVVEVIGGIEPVRSLLLDALAGGKSVVSANKALLAEDGATLHDAAAKAGVDLYYEAAVAGAIPLLRPLRESLAGDRITRVIGIVNGTTNFILSRMDATGAGFDEALGEATELGYAEADPTADVDGFDAAAKAAILAGLAFHTRVTASDVYREGIGAVSAADVASAKAMNCTIKLLAICERTRGADGTEQVAVRVHPAMLPRSHPLAGVGDAFNAVFVEADAAGSLMFYGRGAGGAPTASAILGDLVAVARNRVRGSRGTGESSYAALRVQPMGEVTTRYHVALDVADQPGVLAAVAGAFAEQGVSIQTVRQEGRGDAATLVLVTHTATDDALSRTVRHLADMPFVRRAASVMRVEGTVNE
- the thrC gene encoding threonine synthase, which translates into the protein MTAQLWPGLIDAFRDRLPVSDRTPVITLFEGGTPLVPAAELSRRTGCEVYLKVEGANPTGSFKDRGMTMAISKAAEEGARAVICASTGNTSASAAAYAVRAGMTCAVLVPQGKIALGKMAQALVHGAKLLQVDGNFDDCLELARKLAVDYPVALVNSVNPYRIEGQKTAAFEVCDRLGRAPDVHCIPVGNAGNITAYWKGYREYASDCVVAGTPRMFGFQAAGAAPIVNGAPVLAPMTIATAIRIGNPASWALAEAARDESGGLIDSVTDKQILEAYRLVARSEAVFVEPASAASIAGLLKTAADGRLPTGSTVVCTVTGNGLKDPEWAIAGAPKPITVPVDSHAAAAQLGLVR